A window of the Streptomyces sp. NBC_00250 genome harbors these coding sequences:
- a CDS encoding LacI family DNA-binding transcriptional regulator: MSGRQSGRPTLEEVAARAGVGRGTVSRVINGSPRVSEQTRTAVARAVAELGYVPNQAARALAGSRTDAIALVIPEAEARLFAEPYFLDLIRGVSAELAEADKQLLLTLVRSEQERQRFEQYLAAQRVDGVLLASVHGDDPLPERIRELGLPVVMNGRRSEAEPVPYVDSDNIGAGRAAVAHLVGRGRRRIATVTGPLDMYVARARLGGYRAGLAEAGLAPDEALVSAGDFTEEGGRRAMRLLLDRSPDLDAVFAASDVMAAGARAALREAGRRVPEDVALVGVDDSPVARLMDPPLTSVRQPIEEMGRTMARMLIQEIQGIAEAPEEPRRHVLPTELVARGSC, encoded by the coding sequence GTGAGCGGACGGCAGAGCGGCAGACCCACCCTTGAGGAGGTCGCGGCCAGAGCCGGGGTCGGCCGGGGCACGGTCTCCCGGGTGATCAACGGCTCCCCCCGGGTGAGCGAGCAGACCAGAACGGCCGTCGCCAGAGCCGTCGCCGAACTCGGCTACGTACCCAACCAGGCCGCCCGCGCGCTGGCCGGCAGCCGTACGGACGCGATCGCCCTCGTCATCCCCGAGGCCGAGGCGCGGCTCTTCGCCGAGCCGTACTTCCTCGATCTCATCCGTGGGGTCAGCGCCGAACTCGCCGAGGCCGACAAGCAGTTGCTGCTCACCCTGGTCCGCAGCGAGCAGGAACGGCAGCGCTTCGAGCAGTACCTCGCCGCCCAGCGCGTCGACGGCGTCCTGCTCGCCTCCGTCCACGGCGACGATCCACTGCCCGAGCGCATCAGGGAACTGGGCCTGCCGGTCGTCATGAACGGCCGCCGCTCGGAGGCCGAGCCCGTGCCGTACGTCGACTCCGACAACATCGGCGCCGGACGGGCGGCCGTCGCCCACCTCGTGGGGCGCGGCCGGAGGCGTATCGCCACCGTCACGGGGCCGCTCGACATGTACGTGGCGCGCGCCCGGCTCGGCGGCTACCGCGCCGGTCTCGCGGAGGCCGGACTCGCGCCCGACGAAGCGCTGGTCTCGGCGGGCGACTTCACCGAGGAGGGCGGCCGCCGGGCCATGCGGCTGCTGCTCGACCGCAGCCCGGACCTGGACGCGGTCTTCGCCGCCTCCGACGTGATGGCGGCCGGGGCGCGCGCGGCCCTGCGGGAGGCGGGCCGCCGGGTGCCCGAGGACGTGGCCCTCGTCGGGGTCGACGACTCGCCGGTGGCGCGGCTGATGGACCCGCCGCTCACGAGCGTGCGTCAGCCCATCGAGGAGATGGGTCGCACGATGGCCCGGATGCTGATCCAGGAGATCCAGGGGATCGCGGAGGCACCGGAGGAGCCCCGCCGGCACGTGCTGCCGACGGAGCTGGTGGCACGGGGCTCCTGCTGA
- a CDS encoding ABC transporter substrate-binding protein yields the protein MRTSSSRRGRRAAIAAVAVVVTGTTLLTGCGSDDDNGGKGGQSTEKITLRIGTFGSFGYDNKTGAKLYAEYERLHPNIKIEESNVSDGQKYWDTLKLRLGQNSGVADIQAVEVGYIAEATGTTMANKWVDLSKEGGSKIDAFLDWKVKQATTGDGKVIALGTDIGPMAICYNKDLFAKAKLPTDRDAVGKLWAGDWAKFIATGEKYKAAAPAGTSFHDSASGLFNAVVSSDPVQYANTSGELDWENSPGVKNAWDTAVKAAQGGLTAKLRQFDEKGSWNAAFKNSKFATVACPSWMTGIIKDQAGPANQGKWDIAAPPVAGNWGGSFLAVPKAGKHTKEAAELAAWLTAPEQHAKVFAVNGNIPSSKDTLTSSAVQEAKLPYFGDTPVGKIFSSAAAGITPAAISRYDGQVKTFLTDNGILDIEQRGTDPAKAWENVKKLVDDKIDH from the coding sequence ATGCGCACTTCCAGCAGCAGACGCGGACGCCGTGCGGCGATCGCGGCGGTCGCCGTCGTCGTGACCGGCACGACCCTGCTCACCGGTTGCGGCAGCGACGACGACAACGGCGGCAAGGGCGGCCAGAGCACCGAGAAGATCACGCTGCGGATCGGGACCTTCGGTTCCTTCGGCTACGACAACAAGACCGGCGCGAAGCTCTACGCCGAGTACGAGCGGCTCCACCCGAACATCAAGATCGAGGAGTCGAACGTCTCCGACGGCCAGAAGTACTGGGACACGCTGAAGCTGCGCCTCGGCCAGAACAGCGGCGTCGCCGACATCCAGGCCGTCGAGGTCGGCTACATCGCCGAGGCGACCGGCACGACGATGGCGAACAAGTGGGTCGACCTGAGCAAGGAGGGCGGCTCGAAGATCGACGCCTTCCTCGACTGGAAGGTCAAGCAGGCGACGACCGGCGACGGCAAGGTCATCGCTCTCGGTACCGACATCGGCCCCATGGCCATCTGCTACAACAAGGACCTCTTCGCCAAGGCCAAGCTGCCCACCGACCGCGACGCCGTCGGCAAGCTGTGGGCCGGCGACTGGGCCAAGTTCATCGCGACCGGCGAGAAGTACAAGGCGGCCGCCCCCGCCGGCACCTCCTTCCACGACTCGGCCAGCGGTCTCTTCAACGCCGTCGTCTCCAGCGACCCGGTGCAGTACGCCAACACCAGCGGCGAACTCGACTGGGAGAACAGCCCCGGCGTGAAGAACGCCTGGGACACCGCGGTCAAGGCCGCCCAGGGCGGACTCACCGCCAAGCTGCGCCAGTTCGACGAGAAGGGCAGCTGGAACGCCGCCTTCAAGAACTCGAAGTTCGCCACCGTCGCCTGCCCCAGCTGGATGACCGGCATCATCAAGGACCAGGCCGGCCCCGCCAACCAGGGCAAGTGGGACATCGCCGCGCCGCCCGTCGCCGGCAACTGGGGCGGCTCTTTCCTCGCCGTGCCCAAGGCGGGCAAGCACACCAAGGAGGCCGCCGAACTGGCCGCCTGGCTGACCGCGCCCGAGCAGCACGCCAAGGTGTTCGCGGTCAACGGCAACATCCCCTCGTCCAAGGACACGCTCACCTCCTCGGCGGTCCAGGAGGCGAAGCTGCCGTACTTCGGTGACACCCCCGTCGGCAAGATCTTCTCCAGCGCGGCGGCCGGCATCACCCCCGCCGCCATCAGCCGCTACGACGGCCAGGTGAAGACCTTCCTCACCGACAACGGCATCCTCGACATCGAGCAGCGCGGCACCGACCCGGCCAAGGCCTGGGAGAACGTCAAGAAGCTGGTCGACGACAAGATCGACCACTAG